Part of the Actinomyces howellii genome, ACGTCACGTCGGCCACCGACAGGTCGGTGTCGGCCACGAGCCTGCCGCCCCCGGCTGCGACGCAGTCGGCGGCGTTGAGGCGCTGCTCGCCGTTGCCGATGGGCAGGGGAACGTAGAGGGCGGGCAGGCCCAGGGCCGTCAGCTCGGCGACCGTGCCCGCTCCGGAGCGGCAGATGACGCCGTCGGCGCAGGCGTAGGCCTGCTCCATTGCCGTCAGGTAGTCCAGGACGTGGTACCGCTCGGCCAGTGAGGCGTCCCCGGTGGCGGCCAGAGCGGCGCGCACCGGACCGTCCTTGTCCCGACCGGTCAGGTGGAGGACCTGGAGGCCCGCGGGCAGGTCGCCCAGTGCCGCCGTGACGACCTCGTTGAGGTGCTGGGCTCCCAGGGAGCCACCGGTGACGAGCAGGGTCGTGGCCTCGGGGTCCAGGCCGAGGGCGTCAGCGCCCTGACGGCGCGCGGCCGCGGCTCCCTCGGCGGTGGACCGCTGGGCGACGAGTCCGGCGATGGCCGGGCGCAGGGGCAGGCCGGTCACCTCGGTCCTGCCCGAGGAGGCCGCGAGCCTGGTCGAGGCGAAGGTGAGGGCCACCGCGGCGGCCCAGCCCGCCCCGAGTCGGTTGGCCAGGCCGGGGCGGGCGTTCTGCTCGTGGATGACGACCGGTACGCCGCTGCGGCGGGCGGCGAGGTAGGCGGGGGTGGACACGAAGCCGCCGAAGCCGACCACGACGTCGGCGCCGACGCGCTCGATGGCGGCGCCGGCGTCGGCCACCGCCTTGTGCATCCGGCGGGGCAGGAGGAACAGGTCCCCGGTGGGGCGCCGGGGCATGGGCACCCGCGCGACGTGGGCGAGCTCGTAGCCCGCCTCAGGGACCAGGCGGCTCTCGAGACCCTCCCGGGTACCCAGGACGAGGACGCGGGTACGGGGGTCCCCGCCGCAGGCGGGGTCCTGCAGCGCCGCGGCGGTGGCCAGCAGCGGGTTGACGTGCCCGGCCGTCCCCCCGCCGGCCAGGAGCACGCGCAGCGGGCGTCCGGGGGGCGCGGGGCGGCCGGGCTCGGCGGGCGGGCCCTGGGGCGTGGTCTCAGGCACGGTTCCTCCTGCGGGGTGCGATGACGGCCAGGGTACGGCGCACGGCCCCGGCACGGGCTCGCAGCGCCTGGCGCGCCCCGGGCTCGTTGCGTGCGAAGGCGAGCAGCACGCCGATTCCCAGGAGCACGGCCATGAGGGCGGAGCCGCCCGCGCTGATGAGCGGCAGCGGGACGCCCAGGACGGGCAGCAGCCCGACGACGACGGACATGTTGATGAGGGCCTGCCCGACGATCCAGGACATGAGGCCGCCGGTGACCACGGAGACGTACAGGGAGGTCGAGCGCCGGATGATGCGCACGCAGCAGCCGCCGAGCACGGCGAACAGGGCGATGACGAGCAGGGTGCCCACGAGGCCGAACTCCTCACCGAGGACCGCGAAGACGTAGTCGGAGTCGGCCTGGGTGAGGTAGCCCCACTTCTGTCGGGACTCCCCGGGTCCCACGCCCCACCAGCCGCCCGTGCCCAGGGCCCAGCGGCCGTGCTTGGGCTGGTAGCCGACGTCGAGGGGGTCGGCGCCCTCCGGGTGCCACCAGGCGATGATGCGTGCGCGCCGGTTGGCCGACAACGCGGTCAGGAGGCTGAAGGCGCCCAGGCCCAGGAGCCCGAGCCAGACGAACCAGCGCCAGCCCAGGCCGCCCATCCACAGCGACCCGGCCACGAGGAGGGCGAGGACGATGACCGTGCCGAGGTCGCCTCCGCCCAGGACGAGGACGACCGCCACGGCGGAGGGGACGAAGATCCAGCCCAGGAGCCGTCCGGCCTGGCGCCACGTGGTCACGCCCTTGGCGAAGGCGTCCTGGCGGGTGGAGACCATGACCCCCAGGAAGAGGCACAGGCCCAGCTTGATGAACTCCGAGGGCTGGACCGTGCCGATGAGGGGGATCTTGATCCAGTTGCAGTTTCCTCCCGCGCAGTAGCGCAGGCCGGGGACGTAGACGAGGAGCTGGGCGGCGCAGGAGGTCACGAGGGCCGGCCAGGCCATGAGCTTGAGCAGCCTGATGGGCGCCCGGGCCAGCGCCACCATGCCCACCAGGCCCAGGACGGCGAAGACGAGGTAGCGCGCGAAGCTCGTGAAGGCGTTGCCGCCGGTCTGGGCGA contains:
- a CDS encoding peptidoglycan glycosyltransferase FtsW, with protein sequence MPASEPGPARGTTTRPRVPRPGSIADRWQRLTGPDGPIEGDRSTLTYYSLLIATLTLLTLGLTMVFSVQSVTIAQTGGNAFTSFARYLVFAVLGLVGMVALARAPIRLLKLMAWPALVTSCAAQLLVYVPGLRYCAGGNCNWIKIPLIGTVQPSEFIKLGLCLFLGVMVSTRQDAFAKGVTTWRQAGRLLGWIFVPSAVAVVLVLGGGDLGTVIVLALLVAGSLWMGGLGWRWFVWLGLLGLGAFSLLTALSANRRARIIAWWHPEGADPLDVGYQPKHGRWALGTGGWWGVGPGESRQKWGYLTQADSDYVFAVLGEEFGLVGTLLVIALFAVLGGCCVRIIRRSTSLYVSVVTGGLMSWIVGQALINMSVVVGLLPVLGVPLPLISAGGSALMAVLLGIGVLLAFARNEPGARQALRARAGAVRRTLAVIAPRRRNRA
- a CDS encoding UDP-N-acetylglucosamine--N-acetylmuramyl-(pentapeptide) pyrophosphoryl-undecaprenol N-acetylglucosamine transferase, whose amino-acid sequence is MPETTPQGPPAEPGRPAPPGRPLRVLLAGGGTAGHVNPLLATAAALQDPACGGDPRTRVLVLGTREGLESRLVPEAGYELAHVARVPMPRRPTGDLFLLPRRMHKAVADAGAAIERVGADVVVGFGGFVSTPAYLAARRSGVPVVIHEQNARPGLANRLGAGWAAAVALTFASTRLAASSGRTEVTGLPLRPAIAGLVAQRSTAEGAAAARRQGADALGLDPEATTLLVTGGSLGAQHLNEVVTAALGDLPAGLQVLHLTGRDKDGPVRAALAATGDASLAERYHVLDYLTAMEQAYACADGVICRSGAGTVAELTALGLPALYVPLPIGNGEQRLNAADCVAAGGGRLVADTDLSVADVTSFTELLTDPEERESAARAAASTGVRDAAARLAALVRDVVGELPPEPEHGGGQDDHEEDGR